A stretch of the Archangium violaceum genome encodes the following:
- a CDS encoding Gfo/Idh/MocA family protein produces the protein MKTFPSALPEPDITPLRGGPVLRWGVLAPGRIAGEFVRTLHHNTDQRVHAVASRDPERARSFAAAYAIPRAYGSYTQLVEDPSIDIVYVASPHSEHKRQALLAIAAGKHVLVEKPMALNAAEAREIADAARAAGVFAMEAMWTRFLPQTVLIDRLLRDGVLGDIRLVTADFGVRFDFDPEGRIFNPALGGGALLDLAVYPIWFAHFVLGTPTRVLATGELARTGVDGQTALVLTNAMGAQALVHTTLFAHTPNEAAISGALARIQVETRFIAPGGFTLISHTSDARLRWADPSALRGGEGLAYQATAAAQHIADGLEESPLHPLERTIAVLETIDAARRQVGGAP, from the coding sequence GTGAAGACCTTTCCTTCTGCCCTGCCCGAGCCCGACATCACCCCGCTGCGTGGAGGGCCCGTGCTGCGGTGGGGGGTGCTCGCACCCGGGCGTATCGCGGGGGAGTTCGTCCGGACACTCCACCACAACACCGACCAGCGCGTGCACGCCGTGGCCTCTCGCGATCCCGAGCGTGCGCGGAGCTTCGCGGCGGCGTACGCCATCCCGCGCGCCTACGGCTCCTATACGCAGCTCGTCGAGGATCCCAGCATCGACATCGTCTACGTGGCGTCGCCGCACAGCGAGCACAAGCGGCAGGCCCTTCTCGCCATCGCCGCGGGCAAGCACGTGCTGGTGGAGAAACCCATGGCGCTCAACGCCGCCGAGGCGCGAGAGATCGCCGACGCCGCTCGCGCCGCGGGGGTGTTCGCCATGGAAGCGATGTGGACCCGCTTCCTCCCGCAGACGGTCCTCATCGACCGGCTGCTGCGGGACGGCGTACTCGGAGACATCCGTCTCGTCACCGCGGACTTCGGGGTCCGTTTCGACTTCGACCCCGAGGGGCGCATCTTCAACCCCGCGCTCGGAGGCGGTGCCCTGCTGGACCTCGCGGTCTATCCCATCTGGTTCGCGCACTTCGTGCTCGGCACGCCCACGCGGGTGCTCGCGACGGGTGAGCTCGCCAGGACGGGGGTCGATGGACAGACCGCCCTCGTACTGACCAACGCCATGGGCGCGCAGGCGCTCGTGCATACGACGCTCTTCGCCCACACGCCCAACGAGGCGGCCATCAGCGGAGCGCTCGCACGCATCCAGGTGGAGACGCGGTTCATCGCCCCCGGCGGCTTCACGCTGATCTCCCACACGTCGGATGCGCGGCTGCGCTGGGCCGACCCTTCCGCCCTGCGCGGGGGCGAGGGCCTTGCCTACCAGGCGACAGCGGCCGCCCAGCACATCGCGGACGGCCTCGAGGAGTCGCCGCTGCATCCGCTCGAGCGCACCATCGCGGTGCTCGAGACGATCGACGCGGCGCGACGCCAGGTCGGCGGCGCGCCGTGA
- a CDS encoding TetR/AcrR family transcriptional regulator, with protein sequence MRYGPGHKQATHERILAAAESLFRREGFAGASVERVMKAAGLTVGGFYVHFASKDTLLAESVRAFMRKTGPRWLGGLEDLRGREWLSHFVRRYLSRQNRDNLESGCLMPSVLSDLTRASPEAQAALAEELEVLVAEAVARVPAEAGVTARQRALGTLALCFGTMTLARATSSHPLSDEFLEAARALLLAEGGTEPQVSAPRKKSR encoded by the coding sequence ATGAGGTACGGACCCGGACACAAGCAGGCCACACATGAGCGCATCCTCGCGGCGGCGGAGTCCCTCTTCCGCCGGGAGGGCTTCGCGGGCGCGAGCGTGGAGCGGGTGATGAAGGCGGCGGGGCTGACGGTGGGCGGCTTCTATGTCCACTTCGCCTCGAAGGACACGCTGCTCGCAGAGTCCGTGCGCGCGTTCATGAGGAAGACGGGGCCGCGGTGGCTCGGGGGGCTGGAGGACCTGAGGGGCCGCGAGTGGCTGAGCCACTTCGTGCGCCGCTACCTGAGCCGCCAGAACCGGGACAACCTGGAGAGCGGCTGCCTCATGCCCTCCGTGCTGTCGGACCTGACGCGGGCATCGCCGGAGGCCCAGGCGGCGTTGGCGGAAGAGCTGGAGGTGCTGGTCGCGGAGGCGGTCGCGCGCGTGCCGGCGGAGGCCGGGGTGACGGCACGGCAACGGGCGCTGGGCACGCTGGCGCTGTGCTTCGGGACGATGACGCTGGCGAGGGCCACGTCCTCCCATCCCCTGTCGGATGAGTTCCTCGAGGCCGCGCGCGCCCTGCTGCTCGCGGAGGGCGGAACGGAGCCCCAGGTGTCCGCGCCCAGGAAGAAGTCGCGCTGA
- a CDS encoding phytanoyl-CoA dioxygenase family protein, translating to MSGIYGDGVIGLKGAFDRGWVQRLGEDIETLFQEANKRPGGALGRGPNRYYVEIHPERLRGFVDLVTHPWVVAVCEAILGPEYKVVELGFDIPFPGAQNQPWHRDFPIPEETLKGRRLNSLAFNLTTVDVTEDMGPFEFAPGTQWDDSPEFENGMFPPKSFYPRYLERAQRRMPKMGDISARSALTIHRGTANHSDKSRPTLVLGVDAPDARNAERHDLQISRGYFETLPEQVIRHLTYRVVDQLEDIEQAHTIEGLKMADS from the coding sequence ATGAGCGGCATCTATGGGGACGGCGTCATTGGCCTGAAGGGCGCCTTCGATCGCGGCTGGGTGCAGCGGCTGGGCGAGGACATCGAGACCTTGTTCCAGGAGGCGAACAAGCGGCCGGGCGGGGCGCTCGGGCGCGGCCCCAATCGCTACTACGTCGAGATCCATCCGGAGCGGCTCCGGGGCTTCGTCGACCTCGTCACGCACCCATGGGTGGTGGCGGTATGCGAGGCGATCCTTGGCCCCGAGTACAAGGTCGTGGAGCTCGGCTTCGACATTCCGTTCCCTGGCGCCCAGAACCAGCCCTGGCACCGTGACTTCCCCATTCCGGAGGAGACGCTGAAGGGCCGGCGCCTGAACTCCCTGGCGTTCAATCTCACCACCGTGGATGTCACCGAGGACATGGGCCCCTTCGAGTTCGCGCCCGGTACGCAGTGGGACGACTCGCCCGAGTTCGAGAACGGGATGTTCCCTCCCAAGTCGTTCTATCCCCGGTATCTGGAGCGCGCCCAGCGCCGGATGCCGAAGATGGGTGACATCTCGGCGCGCTCCGCCCTCACCATCCACCGGGGCACGGCCAATCACTCGGACAAGTCCCGGCCGACCCTCGTCCTCGGCGTTGACGCGCCGGATGCCCGCAACGCGGAGCGGCACGACCTGCAGATCAGCCGGGGGTACTTCGAGACGCTGCCCGAGCAGGTGATCCGGCACCTGACCTACCGTGTGGTCGATCAGCTGGAGGACATCGAGCAGGCGCACACCATCGAAGGCCTGAAGATGGCGGACTCCTGA
- a CDS encoding AgmX/PglI C-terminal domain-containing protein has translation MESSPRHLGERAHGQMPEQLPLELRGGAWRNLDRTFLGILAAVLLLFSSGAALILTSESPQVPELELSQLDDRYIRVLIPAGPEASKPRNSGTRQAASAKAPKAPLVYRGYSRRESLMPFGAGVPDLWHDRMWRRQYRREQLKALMSGSWSKDDRSVGQVKWAPTEELAVSGRISFSITEVKSAEVDREVLARYIKNRLRSIQSCYEKELRRNPNLEGKVLVRFSFRPTGRMGEIEIEKNTLGNDAVASCTRTVLRGWIFPFKPGDDVSVALTFSFEV, from the coding sequence ATGGAATCCTCCCCTCGGCACCTGGGAGAGCGCGCTCATGGACAGATGCCCGAGCAGCTTCCATTGGAGCTGCGGGGTGGCGCGTGGAGGAACCTGGACCGGACGTTCCTCGGCATTCTGGCCGCGGTGCTGCTGCTCTTCTCTTCCGGCGCGGCGCTCATCCTCACTTCCGAGTCTCCCCAGGTGCCCGAGTTGGAGTTGTCCCAATTGGATGATCGCTACATCCGGGTGCTCATCCCGGCCGGGCCTGAAGCTTCCAAGCCGCGGAACTCTGGCACGCGCCAGGCCGCCAGTGCGAAGGCGCCGAAGGCACCGCTTGTCTACCGCGGGTACAGCAGGCGCGAGTCACTGATGCCCTTCGGCGCCGGGGTGCCTGACCTCTGGCACGACAGGATGTGGAGAAGGCAGTATCGCAGGGAGCAGCTGAAAGCTCTCATGTCTGGCTCCTGGAGCAAGGACGACAGAAGCGTCGGCCAGGTGAAATGGGCTCCCACGGAGGAACTCGCGGTCTCCGGTCGCATCAGCTTCTCCATCACCGAGGTAAAGAGCGCGGAGGTGGACCGTGAGGTGCTCGCCCGCTACATCAAGAACCGCCTCCGGTCCATCCAGAGCTGCTACGAGAAGGAGCTCAGGCGCAACCCCAACCTCGAGGGCAAGGTGCTGGTGCGCTTCAGCTTCAGGCCCACCGGGCGGATGGGGGAGATCGAAATCGAGAAGAACACCCTGGGCAATGACGCGGTGGCCAGCTGCACCCGGACGGTCCTGCGCGGTTGGATATTCCCCTTCAAGCCAGGGGATGACGTGTCAGTGGCCCTCACGTTCTCGTTCGAGGTGTAG
- the fabF gene encoding beta-ketoacyl-ACP synthase II, producing the protein METRRVVVTGLGLISPCGTGVEKSWAALVNGRGGVGPITLFDASRLDCRIAAEVKDFQPEDFIDKREARRMDRFAQFAVAAADMALADSGLSITESNAERVACVIGSGIGGITSLEETYRRALEKGPDRISPFFILQMIINLAPGYVTMRHGIKGPSWSTNSACATSAHAIGEAMRGIQRGEFDAAVAGGAEAPITLLGVGGFAAMKALSTRNDNPQAASRPFDVDRDGFVIAEGAGMVVLEEYTHARARGARILAEVAGYGASSDAHHVTAPAPEHEGAQRAMRAALADARLLPADIGYLNAHGTSTDLGDVLEMEGVARVFGEAARTLAISSTKSMTGHMNGAAGAAEAVISILALTRGVLPPTINLERQDPRIPLDCVPNVAREKRVDAVMSNSFGFGGTNVSLVFRRAL; encoded by the coding sequence ATGGAGACGCGGCGTGTCGTGGTGACCGGGCTCGGGCTCATCAGCCCGTGTGGCACCGGGGTGGAGAAGAGCTGGGCGGCGTTGGTGAACGGGCGCGGTGGCGTGGGGCCCATCACCTTGTTCGACGCGAGCCGGCTCGATTGCCGCATCGCCGCCGAGGTGAAGGACTTCCAGCCCGAGGACTTCATCGACAAGCGCGAGGCGCGGCGCATGGACCGCTTCGCGCAGTTCGCCGTGGCCGCCGCGGACATGGCCCTGGCGGACTCGGGCCTGTCCATCACCGAGTCCAACGCCGAGCGCGTGGCCTGCGTCATCGGCTCGGGTATCGGAGGCATCACCAGCCTGGAGGAAACCTACCGCCGCGCGCTGGAGAAGGGCCCGGACCGCATCAGCCCGTTCTTCATCCTCCAGATGATCATCAACCTGGCGCCCGGGTACGTGACGATGCGCCACGGAATCAAGGGCCCCTCGTGGTCCACCAACTCCGCGTGTGCCACCAGCGCCCATGCCATTGGCGAGGCGATGCGCGGCATCCAGCGTGGAGAGTTCGACGCGGCGGTGGCCGGCGGCGCCGAGGCTCCCATCACCCTCCTGGGCGTGGGGGGCTTCGCGGCGATGAAGGCCCTCTCCACGCGCAACGACAACCCCCAGGCCGCCAGCCGCCCCTTCGACGTGGACCGCGACGGCTTCGTCATCGCCGAGGGCGCCGGCATGGTGGTGCTGGAGGAGTACACGCACGCCCGGGCCCGGGGGGCGCGCATCCTCGCGGAGGTCGCCGGCTACGGTGCCAGCTCCGACGCGCACCACGTCACGGCCCCCGCTCCCGAGCACGAGGGCGCCCAGCGTGCCATGCGCGCCGCCCTGGCCGACGCGCGACTCCTGCCCGCGGACATCGGCTACCTCAATGCACACGGCACCTCGACGGACCTCGGTGACGTGCTGGAGATGGAGGGTGTGGCCCGTGTCTTTGGCGAGGCCGCGCGCACGCTCGCGATCTCCTCCACCAAGTCCATGACGGGCCACATGAACGGCGCGGCCGGCGCCGCCGAGGCCGTCATCAGCATCCTCGCCCTGACCCGCGGCGTGCTCCCACCCACCATCAACCTGGAGCGCCAGGATCCGCGCATCCCGCTCGACTGCGTGCCCAACGTGGCCCGCGAGAAGCGCGTGGACGCGGTCATGTCCAACTCGTTCGGCTTCGGTGGCACCAACGTGTCGCTCGTCTTCCGCCGCGCACTTTAG
- a CDS encoding MFS transporter encodes MILQGTETGYPRHVHRMAAGALFFLQGVCFASWASRIPSIQQRLGLSEAALGLVLLALPAGSMIALPFSGLWVARKGSALVALTALVFYGMALVGLGLAESLPALLTVLFVFGFTGNVVNISVNTQAVGVEALYGRSVMASFHGLWSLAGFVAAGVGAGMIGAGVPPLPHFLGMALFMLAVLAACSRFLLSDASSASTGGRRVFVMPDRELLGLGVMAFCCMICEGAMFDWSGVYFQRVVGAETDWVGSGYAAFMAMMASGRFLADGLTRRFGLRRVFQVSGLLITLGLMLAVMLPRLSTAIVGFMLVGLGVSSVVPLVYGAAGRSRTMSAGVALAAVSSIGFLGFLIGPPLIGLVAGVASLRGSFTLIAMLGLGVAVLGSRRAA; translated from the coding sequence ATGATTCTCCAGGGTACGGAAACGGGTTACCCGCGCCACGTCCACCGCATGGCAGCCGGCGCGTTGTTCTTCCTCCAGGGCGTGTGTTTCGCGAGCTGGGCCTCGCGCATCCCGAGCATCCAGCAGCGCCTGGGCCTCAGCGAGGCGGCGCTGGGGCTCGTGCTGCTGGCACTGCCCGCGGGCTCGATGATCGCCCTGCCGTTCTCTGGCTTGTGGGTGGCCCGTAAGGGCAGCGCGCTGGTGGCGCTCACGGCGCTGGTCTTCTATGGAATGGCGCTCGTGGGGCTGGGCCTGGCGGAGTCGCTCCCAGCGCTGCTCACGGTGCTGTTCGTGTTTGGCTTCACGGGCAACGTGGTGAACATCTCCGTGAACACGCAGGCGGTGGGCGTCGAGGCGCTCTACGGGCGCTCGGTGATGGCGTCCTTCCATGGGCTGTGGAGCCTCGCGGGCTTCGTCGCCGCGGGAGTGGGCGCGGGGATGATCGGCGCGGGCGTGCCTCCGCTGCCCCACTTCCTGGGCATGGCGCTGTTCATGCTGGCGGTGCTCGCCGCGTGCTCGCGCTTCCTGCTCTCGGACGCGTCCAGCGCGTCCACCGGGGGGAGGCGGGTGTTCGTGATGCCGGACCGGGAGTTGCTGGGCCTGGGCGTCATGGCCTTCTGCTGCATGATCTGCGAGGGCGCCATGTTCGACTGGAGCGGGGTGTACTTCCAGCGGGTGGTGGGCGCGGAGACGGACTGGGTGGGCTCGGGTTACGCGGCGTTCATGGCGATGATGGCGTCCGGGCGCTTCCTCGCGGACGGGCTCACGCGCCGGTTCGGCTTGCGGCGGGTATTCCAGGTGAGCGGCCTGCTCATCACGCTGGGGCTCATGCTGGCGGTGATGCTGCCGCGTCTGTCCACGGCGATCGTGGGCTTCATGCTCGTGGGCCTGGGCGTGTCGAGCGTGGTGCCGCTCGTGTATGGGGCGGCGGGCAGATCGCGCACGATGTCCGCGGGAGTGGCCCTGGCGGCGGTGTCCTCCATCGGCTTCCTGGGCTTCCTGATAGGTCCTCCGCTCATTGGCCTGGTGGCGGGCGTGGCGAGCCTGCGCGGCTCGTTCACCCTCATCGCCATGCTGGGCCTGGGCGTGGCGGTGCTGGGCAGCCGCAGAGCGGCCTGA
- a CDS encoding regulatory protein RecX, protein MDESRDEAGGKPREPRKKQPRKVSPRYLENAALHYLKRYSATVSQLKKVLLRKVDRSLRVHGGERTEALGWVDALVDKLVRNGLINDQAYAETKAHSLRASGRSARVIAQKLKLKGVSTEVVAQKVAQATAEVSEDAAARIWARKKRLGPFRRDPSTRQDNRQRDLAAMARAGFPFAMAKKIIDGAAE, encoded by the coding sequence ATGGACGAGTCGAGGGATGAAGCCGGGGGCAAGCCCCGGGAGCCACGCAAGAAGCAGCCCCGCAAGGTGTCTCCGCGCTACCTGGAGAACGCCGCGCTGCACTACCTGAAGCGCTACTCGGCGACGGTGAGCCAGCTCAAGAAGGTGCTGCTGCGCAAGGTGGATCGCTCCCTGCGTGTCCATGGCGGCGAGCGCACCGAGGCGCTCGGCTGGGTGGACGCGCTCGTGGACAAGCTGGTGCGCAACGGGCTCATCAACGATCAGGCCTACGCCGAGACGAAGGCGCATTCATTGCGCGCCTCGGGCCGCAGCGCGCGGGTGATCGCCCAGAAGCTCAAGCTCAAGGGCGTCTCCACGGAGGTCGTCGCGCAGAAGGTGGCCCAGGCGACGGCGGAGGTGTCCGAGGACGCCGCGGCGCGCATCTGGGCACGCAAGAAGCGTCTGGGGCCCTTCCGGCGCGACCCGAGCACCCGGCAGGACAACCGGCAGAGGGATCTGGCCGCCATGGCGCGCGCGGGCTTCCCGTTCGCCATGGCGAAGAAGATCATCGACGGCGCCGCCGAGTAG
- a CDS encoding cupin domain-containing protein, with amino-acid sequence MSLQKVNLAEKFALFSDHWNPRVVGELNGQQVKLVKLKGPFDWHHHDHEDELFLVVRGSFRMELRDGAIDIREGEFIVVPRGVEHRPVADEEVQVLLFEPASTLNTGNVRTERTRDALERL; translated from the coding sequence ATGTCGCTCCAGAAGGTCAATCTCGCCGAGAAGTTCGCTCTTTTTTCCGATCACTGGAACCCGCGTGTCGTCGGAGAGTTGAACGGTCAGCAGGTGAAGCTGGTGAAGCTCAAGGGCCCGTTCGATTGGCACCACCACGACCACGAGGACGAGTTATTCCTCGTGGTGCGGGGCAGCTTCCGGATGGAGCTCCGCGACGGGGCGATCGACATCCGGGAGGGCGAGTTCATCGTGGTACCTCGTGGAGTGGAGCACCGGCCCGTGGCCGATGAGGAAGTGCAGGTGTTGCTCTTCGAGCCGGCCTCCACCCTCAACACGGGCAACGTGCGGACGGAGCGCACGAGGGACGCCCTGGAGCGACTCTGA
- a CDS encoding NAD(P)H-binding protein: MSHQNILVLGASGTIGRRVAARLHARGHSVRAASRSGDVRFDWADPDSWKGAVGNASRMYLMAPDGVSVEPSFVELAVSSGVRRIVLLSSKSIEVMKDERLMAAERTVRASGADWTIVRPDWFNQNFDEGFFREEILAGEVRLPVGDLRQAFNDADDIAAVIAVALTEDGHVGNTYELSGPRALSFEEAVDIIGRASGRRLRFVGTADAYIAALVERGLPEKDAKAAVDAFAALREQGDVEPNDIVRRVTGREPKPFETYAAEAAARGAWKN, translated from the coding sequence ATGAGCCATCAGAACATTCTCGTACTGGGCGCGAGCGGCACGATCGGACGAAGGGTCGCCGCTCGACTGCATGCTCGCGGTCACTCGGTGAGGGCCGCCTCACGCAGCGGAGACGTGCGATTCGACTGGGCCGATCCCGACTCATGGAAGGGCGCCGTGGGCAACGCCTCGCGGATGTACCTCATGGCTCCCGATGGAGTCTCCGTCGAGCCCTCCTTCGTGGAGCTCGCCGTGTCCAGCGGTGTCCGCCGCATCGTGCTCCTATCGAGCAAGAGTATCGAGGTCATGAAGGACGAACGCCTCATGGCGGCGGAACGAACCGTTCGCGCTTCGGGCGCGGACTGGACGATCGTACGCCCGGACTGGTTCAACCAGAACTTCGACGAGGGATTCTTCCGTGAGGAGATCCTCGCGGGCGAGGTCAGGCTTCCCGTGGGCGATCTACGCCAGGCGTTCAACGACGCGGATGACATCGCCGCCGTCATCGCGGTGGCACTGACGGAGGATGGCCATGTCGGGAACACCTATGAGTTGAGCGGACCGCGAGCGCTGAGCTTCGAGGAAGCCGTCGACATCATCGGGCGAGCGTCGGGTCGACGGCTCCGATTCGTCGGGACCGCCGATGCGTACATCGCCGCCCTGGTCGAACGAGGCCTGCCCGAGAAGGATGCGAAGGCCGCGGTCGACGCCTTCGCCGCACTCCGTGAGCAGGGCGACGTCGAGCCGAACGACATCGTACGACGGGTGACCGGGCGCGAGCCGAAGCCGTTCGAGACCTACGCGGCCGAGGCGGCAGCGCGGGGAGCCTGGAAGAACTGA
- a CDS encoding bestrophin family protein, giving the protein MIDYNPKDWFTFIFRVHRADTVRKLLPMIVAICMYSGLVAWLEADVWRLPDDSRVKNISMLHSLLGFVISLLLAFRSNSAYDRWWEGRKLWGSLVNNSRNLALKMNALLPEEDKESRQLYRAMIPNYAFALKNHLRGQFKAEEFVAAGGLEARHLNPNQHVPNQLASVLLRKAYTLQKQGVLTGEQLLSVNAELQSFTDICGACERILKTPIPFSYSVFLKKFIFFYVMTLPFGLAFSLGYYVILAVAFVFYVLASMELIAEEIENPFGIDANDLPIDGISQNIRKHVEEIL; this is encoded by the coding sequence ATGATTGATTACAACCCCAAGGACTGGTTCACCTTCATCTTCCGGGTCCACCGAGCGGACACCGTCCGGAAGCTGCTCCCGATGATCGTCGCCATCTGCATGTACTCGGGGCTGGTGGCCTGGCTGGAAGCCGATGTCTGGAGGCTGCCCGACGACAGCCGCGTCAAGAACATCTCCATGCTGCACAGCCTGCTGGGGTTCGTCATCTCGCTGCTCCTCGCATTCCGCTCCAACAGCGCGTACGACCGCTGGTGGGAAGGGCGGAAGCTCTGGGGCTCGCTGGTCAACAACAGCCGGAACCTCGCCCTGAAGATGAACGCCCTGCTGCCCGAGGAGGACAAGGAGAGCCGGCAGCTCTACCGGGCCATGATTCCCAACTACGCCTTCGCGTTGAAGAATCACCTCCGCGGCCAGTTCAAGGCCGAGGAGTTCGTGGCGGCGGGCGGACTGGAAGCCCGGCACCTGAACCCGAACCAGCACGTGCCCAACCAGCTCGCCTCGGTCCTCCTGAGGAAGGCCTACACGCTGCAGAAGCAGGGCGTGCTGACCGGAGAGCAGCTGCTGTCGGTGAACGCGGAGTTGCAGTCGTTCACCGACATCTGCGGGGCCTGCGAGCGCATCCTCAAGACCCCCATCCCCTTCTCCTACTCGGTGTTCCTGAAGAAGTTCATCTTCTTCTATGTGATGACGCTGCCCTTCGGTCTGGCCTTCAGCCTGGGCTACTACGTCATCCTGGCGGTGGCCTTCGTCTTCTACGTGCTCGCCTCCATGGAGCTCATCGCGGAGGAGATCGAGAACCCCTTCGGCATCGATGCCAACGACCTGCCCATCGATGGCATCAGCCAGAACATCCGGAAGCACGTCGAGGAAATCCTCTGA
- a CDS encoding WD40/YVTN/BNR-like repeat-containing protein has translation MASWRLLTCLGVLSAASVHAHGGLMETQSYTARRGHPEDQLMSFTRGALISRDGGGSWRWVCAEAMGYGSWQPEGYAWLSGGDILAATGKALLRSRDGGCSWALSTAFQDAWVSALAEHPTNDTLLYAATGRPAVTNLLYRSEDGGETWKPTPLSREAVFSAVRVAPSDPKRLYLSGWKGYEMYLFRSDDEGETWEDLPQAFPWWLQGAYDLKLLSVSPANPDVLWVRVSSRGTAGNILYTVLRSDDGGRTLTSVLEQEDPLVNMDVSADGRTAWVATYNHFFRGREGESFLELPLPTGNACVTRMGDVLYACGSTWVHEWALARSADEGTSWEPLFSLREVQGVHECPAGTPVRERCSSLWPQLAEQLGAPLSPAQPDAGTPDGEAPPKSEGCGAAAGSVGMAPLLLLILMRRGWRRAEGRPRLR, from the coding sequence ATGGCCTCCTGGAGACTCCTCACCTGCCTGGGCGTGCTGTCCGCGGCCTCCGTGCATGCGCACGGTGGCTTGATGGAGACCCAGAGCTACACCGCTCGCCGGGGGCACCCGGAAGACCAGTTGATGAGCTTCACCCGGGGCGCGCTCATCTCCCGCGACGGCGGCGGCTCCTGGCGCTGGGTGTGCGCGGAGGCCATGGGGTACGGCAGTTGGCAACCCGAGGGCTACGCGTGGCTCTCGGGTGGAGACATCCTCGCGGCCACCGGTAAGGCCCTGTTGCGCTCACGCGATGGGGGGTGCTCATGGGCCTTGTCCACGGCGTTCCAGGACGCCTGGGTCTCCGCCCTCGCCGAGCACCCCACGAACGACACCCTCCTCTATGCGGCCACGGGAAGGCCCGCGGTGACCAATCTCCTGTACCGCTCGGAGGATGGTGGGGAGACGTGGAAGCCCACCCCTCTGAGTCGAGAAGCCGTCTTCTCCGCCGTGCGCGTGGCTCCGTCCGACCCGAAGCGCCTCTATCTCAGCGGCTGGAAGGGTTATGAGATGTACCTCTTCCGCAGCGACGATGAAGGCGAGACGTGGGAGGACCTGCCTCAAGCGTTCCCCTGGTGGCTCCAGGGCGCGTATGACTTGAAGCTGCTGTCGGTGAGCCCGGCCAATCCGGACGTGCTGTGGGTGCGCGTGTCCTCGCGGGGCACGGCCGGCAACATCCTCTACACCGTGCTGCGCAGTGATGATGGCGGGCGCACGCTCACGTCCGTGCTGGAGCAGGAGGACCCGCTCGTCAACATGGACGTCTCGGCCGATGGCCGGACCGCCTGGGTGGCGACCTACAACCACTTCTTTCGAGGGCGTGAGGGTGAGTCCTTCCTCGAGCTGCCCCTGCCCACGGGCAATGCGTGCGTGACGCGCATGGGTGACGTCCTCTACGCCTGTGGCTCCACCTGGGTGCACGAATGGGCCCTGGCGCGCAGCGCCGACGAGGGCACCTCGTGGGAGCCGCTCTTCAGCCTCCGTGAAGTCCAGGGCGTCCACGAGTGCCCGGCGGGCACGCCCGTGAGGGAGCGGTGCTCTTCGCTCTGGCCCCAGCTCGCCGAGCAGCTCGGCGCACCCCTCTCGCCAGCGCAACCGGACGCCGGAACGCCCGATGGGGAAGCCCCTCCGAAGTCGGAGGGGTGTGGTGCCGCGGCCGGGAGCGTGGGGATGGCCCCGCTGCTCCTGTTGATCCTGATGCGCCGGGGTTGGCGGCGTGCGGAGGGACGGCCGCGCCTCAGGTGA